The Oenanthe melanoleuca isolate GR-GAL-2019-014 chromosome 15, OMel1.0, whole genome shotgun sequence genome contains a region encoding:
- the EWSR1 gene encoding RNA-binding protein EWS isoform X4 yields MRGAGRGRAGSAEEEGEKMASTDYSTYSQAAAQQGYSAYAPQPAQGYAQTTQTYGQQSYGSYGQPSDVSYTQPQTTATYGQTAYATSYGQPPTGYSAPTAPPAYSQPVQGYGTAAYDSSTATVTSSQSSYAAPAAYGTQPAYPAYGAQPAPAAPARPQDGSKPAETSQPQSSTTGYSQPSLGYGQSNYSYPQVPASYPMQPVTAPPSYPPTSYSSSQPSSYDQSTYSQQSSYGQQSSYGQQTSYGQQSSYGQQPPPTSYPPPTGSYSQAPSQYSQQSSSYGQQSSFRQEHPSSMNMYGQESGGFSGPGDSRSLSGPESRGRGRGGYERGGGMSRGGRGGGRGGMGAGERGGFNKPGGHMEEGPDLDLGPPMDPEEDSDSTAVYVQGLNDNVTLEDLADFFKQCGVVKMNKRTGQPMINLYIDKETGKPKGDATVSYDDPSTAKTAVEWFDGKDFQGSKLKVTLARKKGPMNSLRGGMPPREQRGMPPPLRGGPGGPGGPGGPSGPSGPMGRMGGRGGDRGGFSSRGPRGSRGNPSGGSVQHRAGDWQCPNPGCGNQNFAWRTECNQCKAPKPEGFLPPPFPPPGGDRGRGGPGGMRGGRGGGLMDRGGPGGMFRGGRGGDRGGFRGGRGMDRGGYGGGGRRGGGGGGPGGPPGPLMEQMGGGGRGRRGGPGKMDKGEHRQDRRDRPY; encoded by the exons AtgcgcggcgcggggcggggccgggcgggcagcGCGGAGGAGGAAGGCGAGAAAATGGCGTCGACgg aCTACAGTACCTATAGccaagctgcagctcagcaggg CTACAGCGCCTATGCACCTCAGCCAGCCCAAGGATATGCACAGACCACCCAG ACCTACGGGCAGCAGAGCTACGGGAGCTACGGGCAGCCCAGCGACGTCAGCTACACGCAGCCGCAGACCACGGCCACCTACGGGCAGACGGCCTACGCCACGTCCTACGGGCAGCCCCCCACAG GTTACAGCGCCCCGACTGCGCCCCCTGCCTACAGCCAGCCCGTGCAGGGCTACGGCACGGCCGCCTACGACAGCAGCACGGCCACGGTgaccagcagccagagctcGTACGCGGCGCCGGCCGCCTACGGCACCCAGCCCGCCTACCCCGCCTACGGGGCACAGCCGGCGCCGGCCGCGCCCGCCAG ACCCCAGGATGGCAGCAAACCAGCAGAGACCAGCCAGCCCCAGTCCAGCACGACAGGCtacagccagcccagcctgggctaTGGGCAGAGCAACTACAGCTACCCCCAGGTGCCTGCCAGCTACCCCATGCAGCCTGTCACTGCTCCACCCTCCTACCCTCCCACCAG ctATTCCTCCTCACAGCCAAGCAGTTACGATCAGAGCACTtactcccagcagagcagctacGGGCAGCAGAGCTCCTATGGCCAACAGACCAGTTATGGCCAGCAAAGCAGCTAtgggcagcagccacctcccACCAGTTACCCACCTCCCACTGGATCCTACAGCCAGGCCCCCAGCCAGtacagccagcagagcagcagctacGGCCAGCAGA GCTCGTTCCgccaggagcatcccagcagCATGAACATGTACGGGCAGGAGTCCGGAGGCTTCTCCGGCCCCGGGGACAGCCGGAGTCTGAGCGGCCCCGAGAGCCGGGGCAGGGGACGAGGGGGATACGAGCGAGGAGGAGGCATGAGCAGAGGTGGGCGGGGAGGAGGACGCGGTGGAATGGG CGCTGGAGAGCGAGGTGGCTTCAATAAGCCTGGTG GACACATGGAGGAAGGACCCGACCTGGATTTAG GCCCCCCTATGGACCCGGAGGAGGACTCGGACAGCACTGCAGTCTATGTGCAGGGACTCAATGATAATGTGACCCTGGAGGATCTGGCAGATTTCTTCAAACAGTGTGGTGTTGTCAAG ATGAACAAGAGGACGGGGCAGCCCATGATAAACCTGTACATCGACAAGGAAACGGGCAAGCCCAAGGGCGATGCCACCGTCTCCTACGATGACCCGTCCACTGCCAAAACAGCCGTGGAGTGGTTTGATG ggaaggatttccaGGGCAGCAAGCTGAAGGTGACCCTGGCACGGAAGAAGGGCCCGATGAACAGCCTGAGGGGCGGGATGCCCCCGCGGGAGCAGCGGGGAATGCCCCCTCCCCTCCGCGGAG GTCCAGGGGGACCCGGTGGCCCGGGGGGCCCCAGCGGGCCCAGCGGCCCCATGGGCAGGATGGGGGGAAGAGGCGGAGACAGGGGCGGCTTCTCCTCGAGGGGCCCGCGGGGATCCCGGGGAAACCCGTCCGGAGGGAGCGTGCAGCACCGCGCCGGGGACTGGCAGTGCCCCAACCC GGGCTGTGGAAACCAGAACTTTGCCTGGAGAACAGAGTGCAACCAGTGCAAGGCACCCAAACCCGAGGGGTTCCTCCcaccccccttccctcctccag gcGGTGACCGCGGCCGAGGCGGCCCCGGGGGGATGCgaggcgggcgcggcgggggccTGATGGACCGAGGGGGGCCCGGCGGGATGTTccggggcggccgcggcggaGACCGAGGCGGATTCCGAGGCGGCCGGGGCATGGACCGAGGCGGCTACGGAGGAGGCGGCcggagaggaggaggaggcggcggccccgggggacccccaggacccctgaTGGAGCAGatgggaggaggaggcagaggacGGCGCGGAGGGCCGGGAAAGATGGACAA GGGCGAACACCGCCAGGATCGCCGAGACCGGCCCTACTAA
- the EWSR1 gene encoding RNA-binding protein EWS isoform X5, with protein sequence MRGAGRGRAGSAEEEGEKMASTDYSTYSQAAAQQGYSAYAPQPAQGYAQTTQTYGQQSYGSYGQPSDVSYTQPQTTATYGQTAYATSYGQPPTGYSAPTAPPAYSQPVQGYGTAAYDSSTATVTSSQSSYAAPAAYGTQPAYPAYGAQPAPAAPARPQDGSKPAETSQPQSSTTGYSQPSLGYGQSNYSYPQVPASYPMQPVTAPPSYPPTSYSSSQPSSYDQSTYSQQSSYGQQSSYGQQTSYGQQSSYGQQPPPTSYPPPTGSYSQAPSQYSQQSSSYGQQSSFRQEHPSSMNMYGQESGGFSGPGDSRSLSGPESRGRGRGGYERGGGMSRGGRGGGRGGMGLQSESLVNTSILKKYPYSVLSRQHNEKWD encoded by the exons AtgcgcggcgcggggcggggccgggcgggcagcGCGGAGGAGGAAGGCGAGAAAATGGCGTCGACgg aCTACAGTACCTATAGccaagctgcagctcagcaggg CTACAGCGCCTATGCACCTCAGCCAGCCCAAGGATATGCACAGACCACCCAG ACCTACGGGCAGCAGAGCTACGGGAGCTACGGGCAGCCCAGCGACGTCAGCTACACGCAGCCGCAGACCACGGCCACCTACGGGCAGACGGCCTACGCCACGTCCTACGGGCAGCCCCCCACAG GTTACAGCGCCCCGACTGCGCCCCCTGCCTACAGCCAGCCCGTGCAGGGCTACGGCACGGCCGCCTACGACAGCAGCACGGCCACGGTgaccagcagccagagctcGTACGCGGCGCCGGCCGCCTACGGCACCCAGCCCGCCTACCCCGCCTACGGGGCACAGCCGGCGCCGGCCGCGCCCGCCAG ACCCCAGGATGGCAGCAAACCAGCAGAGACCAGCCAGCCCCAGTCCAGCACGACAGGCtacagccagcccagcctgggctaTGGGCAGAGCAACTACAGCTACCCCCAGGTGCCTGCCAGCTACCCCATGCAGCCTGTCACTGCTCCACCCTCCTACCCTCCCACCAG ctATTCCTCCTCACAGCCAAGCAGTTACGATCAGAGCACTtactcccagcagagcagctacGGGCAGCAGAGCTCCTATGGCCAACAGACCAGTTATGGCCAGCAAAGCAGCTAtgggcagcagccacctcccACCAGTTACCCACCTCCCACTGGATCCTACAGCCAGGCCCCCAGCCAGtacagccagcagagcagcagctacGGCCAGCAGA GCTCGTTCCgccaggagcatcccagcagCATGAACATGTACGGGCAGGAGTCCGGAGGCTTCTCCGGCCCCGGGGACAGCCGGAGTCTGAGCGGCCCCGAGAGCCGGGGCAGGGGACGAGGGGGATACGAGCGAGGAGGAGGCATGAGCAGAGGTGGGCGGGGAGGAGGACGCGGTGGAATGGG GTTACAAAGTGAGAGCCTTGTAAACACCTCAATACTTAAAAAGTACCCGTACTCAGTACTCAGCCGGCAGCATAATGAAAAGTGGGACTAG
- the EWSR1 gene encoding RNA-binding protein EWS isoform X2, giving the protein MRGAGRGRAGSAEEEGEKMASTDYSTYSQAAAQQGYSAYAPQPAQGYAQTTQNPSYYNHICLQTPSMFPKTYGQQSYGSYGQPSDVSYTQPQTTATYGQTAYATSYGQPPTGYSAPTAPPAYSQPVQGYGTAAYDSSTATVTSSQSSYAAPAAYGTQPAYPAYGAQPAPAAPARPQDGSKPAETSQPQSSTTGYSQPSLGYGQSNYSYPQVPASYPMQPVTAPPSYPPTSYSSSQPSSYDQSTYSQQSSYGQQSSYGQQTSYGQQSSYGQQPPPTSYPPPTGSYSQAPSQYSQQSSSYGQQSSFRQEHPSSMNMYGQESGGFSGPGDSRSLSGPESRGRGRGGYERGGGMSRGGRGGGRGGMGAGERGGFNKPGGHMEEGPDLDLGPPMDPEEDSDSTAVYVQGLNDNVTLEDLADFFKQCGVVKMNKRTGQPMINLYIDKETGKPKGDATVSYDDPSTAKTAVEWFDGKDFQGSKLKVTLARKKGPMNSLRGGMPPREQRGMPPPLRGGPGGPGGPGGPSGPSGPMGRMGGRGGDRGGFSSRGPRGSRGNPSGGSVQHRAGDWQCPNPGCGNQNFAWRTECNQCKAPKPEGFLPPPFPPPGGDRGRGGPGGMRGGRGGGLMDRGGPGGMFRGGRGGDRGGFRGGRGMDRGGYGGGGRRGGGGGGPGGPPGPLMEQMGGGGRGRRGGPGKMDKGEHRQDRRDRPY; this is encoded by the exons AtgcgcggcgcggggcggggccgggcgggcagcGCGGAGGAGGAAGGCGAGAAAATGGCGTCGACgg aCTACAGTACCTATAGccaagctgcagctcagcaggg CTACAGCGCCTATGCACCTCAGCCAGCCCAAGGATATGCACAGACCACCCAG AATCCAAGTTACTACAACCACATTTGTCTGCAAACTCCAAGTATGTTTCCAAAG ACCTACGGGCAGCAGAGCTACGGGAGCTACGGGCAGCCCAGCGACGTCAGCTACACGCAGCCGCAGACCACGGCCACCTACGGGCAGACGGCCTACGCCACGTCCTACGGGCAGCCCCCCACAG GTTACAGCGCCCCGACTGCGCCCCCTGCCTACAGCCAGCCCGTGCAGGGCTACGGCACGGCCGCCTACGACAGCAGCACGGCCACGGTgaccagcagccagagctcGTACGCGGCGCCGGCCGCCTACGGCACCCAGCCCGCCTACCCCGCCTACGGGGCACAGCCGGCGCCGGCCGCGCCCGCCAG ACCCCAGGATGGCAGCAAACCAGCAGAGACCAGCCAGCCCCAGTCCAGCACGACAGGCtacagccagcccagcctgggctaTGGGCAGAGCAACTACAGCTACCCCCAGGTGCCTGCCAGCTACCCCATGCAGCCTGTCACTGCTCCACCCTCCTACCCTCCCACCAG ctATTCCTCCTCACAGCCAAGCAGTTACGATCAGAGCACTtactcccagcagagcagctacGGGCAGCAGAGCTCCTATGGCCAACAGACCAGTTATGGCCAGCAAAGCAGCTAtgggcagcagccacctcccACCAGTTACCCACCTCCCACTGGATCCTACAGCCAGGCCCCCAGCCAGtacagccagcagagcagcagctacGGCCAGCAGA GCTCGTTCCgccaggagcatcccagcagCATGAACATGTACGGGCAGGAGTCCGGAGGCTTCTCCGGCCCCGGGGACAGCCGGAGTCTGAGCGGCCCCGAGAGCCGGGGCAGGGGACGAGGGGGATACGAGCGAGGAGGAGGCATGAGCAGAGGTGGGCGGGGAGGAGGACGCGGTGGAATGGG CGCTGGAGAGCGAGGTGGCTTCAATAAGCCTGGTG GACACATGGAGGAAGGACCCGACCTGGATTTAG GCCCCCCTATGGACCCGGAGGAGGACTCGGACAGCACTGCAGTCTATGTGCAGGGACTCAATGATAATGTGACCCTGGAGGATCTGGCAGATTTCTTCAAACAGTGTGGTGTTGTCAAG ATGAACAAGAGGACGGGGCAGCCCATGATAAACCTGTACATCGACAAGGAAACGGGCAAGCCCAAGGGCGATGCCACCGTCTCCTACGATGACCCGTCCACTGCCAAAACAGCCGTGGAGTGGTTTGATG ggaaggatttccaGGGCAGCAAGCTGAAGGTGACCCTGGCACGGAAGAAGGGCCCGATGAACAGCCTGAGGGGCGGGATGCCCCCGCGGGAGCAGCGGGGAATGCCCCCTCCCCTCCGCGGAG GTCCAGGGGGACCCGGTGGCCCGGGGGGCCCCAGCGGGCCCAGCGGCCCCATGGGCAGGATGGGGGGAAGAGGCGGAGACAGGGGCGGCTTCTCCTCGAGGGGCCCGCGGGGATCCCGGGGAAACCCGTCCGGAGGGAGCGTGCAGCACCGCGCCGGGGACTGGCAGTGCCCCAACCC GGGCTGTGGAAACCAGAACTTTGCCTGGAGAACAGAGTGCAACCAGTGCAAGGCACCCAAACCCGAGGGGTTCCTCCcaccccccttccctcctccag gcGGTGACCGCGGCCGAGGCGGCCCCGGGGGGATGCgaggcgggcgcggcgggggccTGATGGACCGAGGGGGGCCCGGCGGGATGTTccggggcggccgcggcggaGACCGAGGCGGATTCCGAGGCGGCCGGGGCATGGACCGAGGCGGCTACGGAGGAGGCGGCcggagaggaggaggaggcggcggccccgggggacccccaggacccctgaTGGAGCAGatgggaggaggaggcagaggacGGCGCGGAGGGCCGGGAAAGATGGACAA GGGCGAACACCGCCAGGATCGCCGAGACCGGCCCTACTAA
- the EWSR1 gene encoding RNA-binding protein EWS isoform X1, protein MRGAGRGRAGSAEEEGEKMASTDYSTYSQAAAQQGYSAYAPQPAQGYAQTTQNPSYYNHICLQTPSMFPKTYGQQSYGSYGQPSDVSYTQPQTTATYGQTAYATSYGQPPTGYSAPTAPPAYSQPVQGYGTAAYDSSTATVTSSQSSYAAPAAYGTQPAYPAYGAQPAPAAPARPQDGSKPAETSQPQSSTTGYSQPSLGYGQSNYSYPQVPASYPMQPVTAPPSYPPTSYSSSQPSSYDQSTYSQQSSYGQQSSYGQQTSYGQQSSYGQQPPPTSYPPPTGSYSQAPSQYSQQSSSYGQQSSFRQEHPSSMNMYGQESGGFSGPGDSRSLSGPESRGRGRGGYERGGGMSRGGRGGGRGGMGSAGERGGFNKPGGHMEEGPDLDLGPPMDPEEDSDSTAVYVQGLNDNVTLEDLADFFKQCGVVKMNKRTGQPMINLYIDKETGKPKGDATVSYDDPSTAKTAVEWFDGKDFQGSKLKVTLARKKGPMNSLRGGMPPREQRGMPPPLRGGPGGPGGPGGPSGPSGPMGRMGGRGGDRGGFSSRGPRGSRGNPSGGSVQHRAGDWQCPNPGCGNQNFAWRTECNQCKAPKPEGFLPPPFPPPGGDRGRGGPGGMRGGRGGGLMDRGGPGGMFRGGRGGDRGGFRGGRGMDRGGYGGGGRRGGGGGGPGGPPGPLMEQMGGGGRGRRGGPGKMDKGEHRQDRRDRPY, encoded by the exons AtgcgcggcgcggggcggggccgggcgggcagcGCGGAGGAGGAAGGCGAGAAAATGGCGTCGACgg aCTACAGTACCTATAGccaagctgcagctcagcaggg CTACAGCGCCTATGCACCTCAGCCAGCCCAAGGATATGCACAGACCACCCAG AATCCAAGTTACTACAACCACATTTGTCTGCAAACTCCAAGTATGTTTCCAAAG ACCTACGGGCAGCAGAGCTACGGGAGCTACGGGCAGCCCAGCGACGTCAGCTACACGCAGCCGCAGACCACGGCCACCTACGGGCAGACGGCCTACGCCACGTCCTACGGGCAGCCCCCCACAG GTTACAGCGCCCCGACTGCGCCCCCTGCCTACAGCCAGCCCGTGCAGGGCTACGGCACGGCCGCCTACGACAGCAGCACGGCCACGGTgaccagcagccagagctcGTACGCGGCGCCGGCCGCCTACGGCACCCAGCCCGCCTACCCCGCCTACGGGGCACAGCCGGCGCCGGCCGCGCCCGCCAG ACCCCAGGATGGCAGCAAACCAGCAGAGACCAGCCAGCCCCAGTCCAGCACGACAGGCtacagccagcccagcctgggctaTGGGCAGAGCAACTACAGCTACCCCCAGGTGCCTGCCAGCTACCCCATGCAGCCTGTCACTGCTCCACCCTCCTACCCTCCCACCAG ctATTCCTCCTCACAGCCAAGCAGTTACGATCAGAGCACTtactcccagcagagcagctacGGGCAGCAGAGCTCCTATGGCCAACAGACCAGTTATGGCCAGCAAAGCAGCTAtgggcagcagccacctcccACCAGTTACCCACCTCCCACTGGATCCTACAGCCAGGCCCCCAGCCAGtacagccagcagagcagcagctacGGCCAGCAGA GCTCGTTCCgccaggagcatcccagcagCATGAACATGTACGGGCAGGAGTCCGGAGGCTTCTCCGGCCCCGGGGACAGCCGGAGTCTGAGCGGCCCCGAGAGCCGGGGCAGGGGACGAGGGGGATACGAGCGAGGAGGAGGCATGAGCAGAGGTGGGCGGGGAGGAGGACGCGGTGGAATGGG CAGCGCTGGAGAGCGAGGTGGCTTCAATAAGCCTGGTG GACACATGGAGGAAGGACCCGACCTGGATTTAG GCCCCCCTATGGACCCGGAGGAGGACTCGGACAGCACTGCAGTCTATGTGCAGGGACTCAATGATAATGTGACCCTGGAGGATCTGGCAGATTTCTTCAAACAGTGTGGTGTTGTCAAG ATGAACAAGAGGACGGGGCAGCCCATGATAAACCTGTACATCGACAAGGAAACGGGCAAGCCCAAGGGCGATGCCACCGTCTCCTACGATGACCCGTCCACTGCCAAAACAGCCGTGGAGTGGTTTGATG ggaaggatttccaGGGCAGCAAGCTGAAGGTGACCCTGGCACGGAAGAAGGGCCCGATGAACAGCCTGAGGGGCGGGATGCCCCCGCGGGAGCAGCGGGGAATGCCCCCTCCCCTCCGCGGAG GTCCAGGGGGACCCGGTGGCCCGGGGGGCCCCAGCGGGCCCAGCGGCCCCATGGGCAGGATGGGGGGAAGAGGCGGAGACAGGGGCGGCTTCTCCTCGAGGGGCCCGCGGGGATCCCGGGGAAACCCGTCCGGAGGGAGCGTGCAGCACCGCGCCGGGGACTGGCAGTGCCCCAACCC GGGCTGTGGAAACCAGAACTTTGCCTGGAGAACAGAGTGCAACCAGTGCAAGGCACCCAAACCCGAGGGGTTCCTCCcaccccccttccctcctccag gcGGTGACCGCGGCCGAGGCGGCCCCGGGGGGATGCgaggcgggcgcggcgggggccTGATGGACCGAGGGGGGCCCGGCGGGATGTTccggggcggccgcggcggaGACCGAGGCGGATTCCGAGGCGGCCGGGGCATGGACCGAGGCGGCTACGGAGGAGGCGGCcggagaggaggaggaggcggcggccccgggggacccccaggacccctgaTGGAGCAGatgggaggaggaggcagaggacGGCGCGGAGGGCCGGGAAAGATGGACAA GGGCGAACACCGCCAGGATCGCCGAGACCGGCCCTACTAA
- the EWSR1 gene encoding RNA-binding protein EWS isoform X3: MRGAGRGRAGSAEEEGEKMASTDYSTYSQAAAQQGYSAYAPQPAQGYAQTTQTYGQQSYGSYGQPSDVSYTQPQTTATYGQTAYATSYGQPPTGYSAPTAPPAYSQPVQGYGTAAYDSSTATVTSSQSSYAAPAAYGTQPAYPAYGAQPAPAAPARPQDGSKPAETSQPQSSTTGYSQPSLGYGQSNYSYPQVPASYPMQPVTAPPSYPPTSYSSSQPSSYDQSTYSQQSSYGQQSSYGQQTSYGQQSSYGQQPPPTSYPPPTGSYSQAPSQYSQQSSSYGQQSSFRQEHPSSMNMYGQESGGFSGPGDSRSLSGPESRGRGRGGYERGGGMSRGGRGGGRGGMGSAGERGGFNKPGGHMEEGPDLDLGPPMDPEEDSDSTAVYVQGLNDNVTLEDLADFFKQCGVVKMNKRTGQPMINLYIDKETGKPKGDATVSYDDPSTAKTAVEWFDGKDFQGSKLKVTLARKKGPMNSLRGGMPPREQRGMPPPLRGGPGGPGGPGGPSGPSGPMGRMGGRGGDRGGFSSRGPRGSRGNPSGGSVQHRAGDWQCPNPGCGNQNFAWRTECNQCKAPKPEGFLPPPFPPPGGDRGRGGPGGMRGGRGGGLMDRGGPGGMFRGGRGGDRGGFRGGRGMDRGGYGGGGRRGGGGGGPGGPPGPLMEQMGGGGRGRRGGPGKMDKGEHRQDRRDRPY, from the exons AtgcgcggcgcggggcggggccgggcgggcagcGCGGAGGAGGAAGGCGAGAAAATGGCGTCGACgg aCTACAGTACCTATAGccaagctgcagctcagcaggg CTACAGCGCCTATGCACCTCAGCCAGCCCAAGGATATGCACAGACCACCCAG ACCTACGGGCAGCAGAGCTACGGGAGCTACGGGCAGCCCAGCGACGTCAGCTACACGCAGCCGCAGACCACGGCCACCTACGGGCAGACGGCCTACGCCACGTCCTACGGGCAGCCCCCCACAG GTTACAGCGCCCCGACTGCGCCCCCTGCCTACAGCCAGCCCGTGCAGGGCTACGGCACGGCCGCCTACGACAGCAGCACGGCCACGGTgaccagcagccagagctcGTACGCGGCGCCGGCCGCCTACGGCACCCAGCCCGCCTACCCCGCCTACGGGGCACAGCCGGCGCCGGCCGCGCCCGCCAG ACCCCAGGATGGCAGCAAACCAGCAGAGACCAGCCAGCCCCAGTCCAGCACGACAGGCtacagccagcccagcctgggctaTGGGCAGAGCAACTACAGCTACCCCCAGGTGCCTGCCAGCTACCCCATGCAGCCTGTCACTGCTCCACCCTCCTACCCTCCCACCAG ctATTCCTCCTCACAGCCAAGCAGTTACGATCAGAGCACTtactcccagcagagcagctacGGGCAGCAGAGCTCCTATGGCCAACAGACCAGTTATGGCCAGCAAAGCAGCTAtgggcagcagccacctcccACCAGTTACCCACCTCCCACTGGATCCTACAGCCAGGCCCCCAGCCAGtacagccagcagagcagcagctacGGCCAGCAGA GCTCGTTCCgccaggagcatcccagcagCATGAACATGTACGGGCAGGAGTCCGGAGGCTTCTCCGGCCCCGGGGACAGCCGGAGTCTGAGCGGCCCCGAGAGCCGGGGCAGGGGACGAGGGGGATACGAGCGAGGAGGAGGCATGAGCAGAGGTGGGCGGGGAGGAGGACGCGGTGGAATGGG CAGCGCTGGAGAGCGAGGTGGCTTCAATAAGCCTGGTG GACACATGGAGGAAGGACCCGACCTGGATTTAG GCCCCCCTATGGACCCGGAGGAGGACTCGGACAGCACTGCAGTCTATGTGCAGGGACTCAATGATAATGTGACCCTGGAGGATCTGGCAGATTTCTTCAAACAGTGTGGTGTTGTCAAG ATGAACAAGAGGACGGGGCAGCCCATGATAAACCTGTACATCGACAAGGAAACGGGCAAGCCCAAGGGCGATGCCACCGTCTCCTACGATGACCCGTCCACTGCCAAAACAGCCGTGGAGTGGTTTGATG ggaaggatttccaGGGCAGCAAGCTGAAGGTGACCCTGGCACGGAAGAAGGGCCCGATGAACAGCCTGAGGGGCGGGATGCCCCCGCGGGAGCAGCGGGGAATGCCCCCTCCCCTCCGCGGAG GTCCAGGGGGACCCGGTGGCCCGGGGGGCCCCAGCGGGCCCAGCGGCCCCATGGGCAGGATGGGGGGAAGAGGCGGAGACAGGGGCGGCTTCTCCTCGAGGGGCCCGCGGGGATCCCGGGGAAACCCGTCCGGAGGGAGCGTGCAGCACCGCGCCGGGGACTGGCAGTGCCCCAACCC GGGCTGTGGAAACCAGAACTTTGCCTGGAGAACAGAGTGCAACCAGTGCAAGGCACCCAAACCCGAGGGGTTCCTCCcaccccccttccctcctccag gcGGTGACCGCGGCCGAGGCGGCCCCGGGGGGATGCgaggcgggcgcggcgggggccTGATGGACCGAGGGGGGCCCGGCGGGATGTTccggggcggccgcggcggaGACCGAGGCGGATTCCGAGGCGGCCGGGGCATGGACCGAGGCGGCTACGGAGGAGGCGGCcggagaggaggaggaggcggcggccccgggggacccccaggacccctgaTGGAGCAGatgggaggaggaggcagaggacGGCGCGGAGGGCCGGGAAAGATGGACAA GGGCGAACACCGCCAGGATCGCCGAGACCGGCCCTACTAA